The genome window AGAACCTAGCCGGGTTCGGATTAGAAAGTGTGCGGCTTGCATCTCACGATAGTCTGTGGCTGGCGTGATCTGGAGTGTTGGCGCGGGCAGCAGTGTCGAGTAACCCGACGTGGCGTGGCGGGTACCTGAGACCAATTTCGATACGCAGGGCATACTGTCGTTGCCATCTCCGAGGTTGTGCGAATTTCATATCTTCTCTCCGGGTGTGTCTTTCTTGGTGTTTTCGAAACAGTGCTGACGAACGACCAGCCAGGGAGGCTGCCTGCCGTTGCCCGTTGACGGCATTCCGAGAGATCACAACCCGGTCGAGCCACGAGGCCCCAGTGCTGGCGTCAACAACCAACGGTGAACACCCACAGAAGGAGCAGAAGAATACCTATGGAAATCACATCCAGAAGGCGAAGCGTGTTTGGCCCAGAACCGAGGACTAACATGCTCGTTCCCTGCTAGTGCCGACGAGGAAAAAGCAATGTCGTGGGGTGGGTGGCATAAGACCGCGCCGCTTTTTCACGCACATGACGAGACGAACTCGACTCTCAGATTTGCAAGGGACCCTCCTCTGGTTTCTTTTGCGGCCTCTTGGTGGTTCATATCCATGGCGAGGAACACTCTTTCTGTGAGGTCGCAAAAGAGTTGAGGCTGAAGCTGTGGTGATGAAAGCCTCCACATTTTCGCCGACCTGCTCCTCATCCCGGCTCTCATGACAATTTCAACCGCGTCGTCTGGTCCGAACTTTTGGACTTGCCCAGAGGAATCGCTTCAGAAAATCAGACCCAGGCTCGGGCGGGTAGTGTGAAGCTCAGAACGAACTGCCTGCTCTTGTGGCTGCCAAGCGGTGTCTGGACTCTGGAGTCGAGGATCGAGCAGCCAATTTTTTTCTGCAAAACGACAATCGATGTGACTGGATCCTTTGAGATCTCCGTCGTCCAAAATGGCGGTAAGCAAAGTCCGGGCTGTCAAGGACAAAGGTTGCAGGTTGGCTGGGGCGGAGATCGGATCTTGCAGCGGCAGACCAGGACCAAAAGGCAAACATCGGCTTGTTGCTGCAGCCTGCAGCAAGCAAGGCGTTACAGGCGTACGGAGCATTTGATTCTCGAAAGTTGTTCCCATTTCGCACCAGCCTTTCTGCTCTCACGAATCAGACGGTTTCGATTGCGCAACTTTCATTAAAGTACACTCCCTTGGTGCCCGTTTCAACTCAGACAATGAGACCGATTGGTGACTGACACTCATGTCGTGGAAAGACGGCAAATTGGGCTCAGACATGGGCGATGATCCGAAGGAGTGCAGGCCAGTCAGTCACTCACGCCGACTTGAAAGTGCCTTTTTGTTTTTGCGCCTTGCTTCGGCCGTCATGCAGGTCATGCCGGCTTGTCATGTCTCGATTCTTTCCTCCACCACCAAGACAAGTCGCGGCTTCTGCCGAACCTCTAAGAACCGGCAAAGCGATGATGAAATTTAGTCGCACAAACACTGCAAGATGCCCCGGCCGGAGGAGAATATTGAGAGGGGGATGCGATATCACGTTTCTTTGTGAGCAGATGGAGAGAGGATCTGGCCTCAGCCGTCTTATCACCCCCCTCCTTCCAAGATTCTGCAGGTGAATGATCCTCcgagccccccccccccatgtTTGCTCATTGTTTGTCTTTCCTTGATCGTGTGAGATACCCGAgacgccgctgccgccgttCGGATCGAGAAAGTCACCCGTGGGGAGCAGCATTGGCAGCAGGTGTGTTGGTCGTCATCGGCGCCCTGGCCCTTGACAACGACTCTCGTGTGGTTGACGGTATCCGTAAAATAAGGCCGTGGGGAGACGGGCGGGAAGGGGAAGCGAAAGCTCGCACTCGGAGAGCAGTTTCTGGCTTAGTGCCATCGTCTGACCCCGGTCACCGAGTCGATCCTCCGCTCGGCAGGCAGTGCCCATCCGTATCTTGGGATGTTTGCGGGGTGGGGGGAGGGAAGGGGGATTGAATCACGTCTCTGCCCCGTTCCTGGTTCACCACCTCAGTGTCTCTTTCCTCCTCCACTCCGGGTTTGTCTTTTGTCGGAAGTTCAGATTGGTCCAGGGAAACCGGGGGAGGGGTTATGGCAGGGTGTTCGAACCTGTTGTTGGATATGCTGACTGATTGCGAGGTAAGGATTATTTGATTCTCTGCCGCACGGCGGCACGGGAGGACGGCGGCTTGGTGTTCCCCGATCTGTTCAGCTTTTCCGATTCAATTATTGATTACTGACCAAAAGTGACGGGGTCCCAAGTTTGCGTCAAGAAGAGGATGATATATGTCCCTGCTCGATTAGGAAGGGGAAGAGATCAACCACCACAAAGGCAAATCACGCCATGGCGACGGTGAAATTGCTGCCACTACCCGTGTCACCAGCATCTCGTCACAGATGGCCGCACCAGATAGCCTCGGTTGAGTTTGGCCCGGTCTGGTTGGACCCCGGTAGTCATTCCCAAGATACCACAATGCTTTTCAATATAAAGACTTGGGTGTCTGGGCTCATGGTACATCACATTTGGCACATCACAACGGACACATCATGAGAACTTTGGAAGATGAACTGTCTATACTCTGAACGAATCATTATCTGCAGTACAAACTCCAAAAGAATAAAAGACCAACTGACAGTCTAGCGGCATACGCGACGAGAGGATAACGGCATAGGAACAAGAAAATAGACAAGTTATATGCCAAGTTGAAAACCCAAGTCAAGCAACCAAGCCAATCCCCTTGTCCGCTCGTCATCATGCCTGCCTGCCCAACGTTGCTTTAATGTAGAATAGTTCCAAAGAAGAACCCCGTCTGCGCGATCTGCCTGCAAAGAGGTCGGTGGGATGGGTTTAGGTAGGTGTGGGTTTCCCCGAGACATTACTCCGGTCATCCCGATCCAATATGCACAACATACGCCGCCCTATGCTGATATAGAAGACATGCGCACATCTATACACACACATCCCACGCACGCACAAAGTTTCGCGCCTCTATAAGAGGGCGTAGATGCCTTCTCCATTTTCCGTCTAGATCCCATACTCCGTGTCGCATAACACAGACCGACTCTATGACCAGACATCCTCCTGAGGTATTTGTTAGCATTGGTCACGAAGCTGTTGTGAGAATATAGAATCCGGCGTACCTGGTATTGGTTGGCTGCTCTCATGTTCTTGACAATCTCCTCGGCCTTGGCCTCAGAGATGCCACGCTGCTCCGCCAGAATCTGGCCCAGAACGGTGTTGACCTCACGAGCCATGTTGGCGGCGTCACCACAGACGTAGAAGTAGGCCTTCTTCTCGAGAAGCTCGTTGATCTCCTTGGAGCGCTCCTTGAGACGGTGCTGAACGTAGACCTTCTTGGGGCTCTCGCGGGAGAAAGCGGTGATGAGTTCGAACTTGTCGCCGAGATCCTTCTTGTATTGCTGTTACAATGGTTAGCCTCGCGTCATGGAACGTGCAAAAGCTTGCTTGTGAAGTTTGCTTACCTCCCACTCATCCTTGTACAAAAAGTCCTCGGTCGACTTGCGGCATCCGAAGAAGAGAATCGTCTGACCAACATCGGCGCCATCGCGAGCCAACTTGGCTCTCTCCTGAATGAAACCGCGGAAGGGGGCAGCACCGGTACCGGGACCAATGCAGATGACGGGCTTGGAGGGATCGGAAGGCAGCTTGAAGTTGGAATGGCGGACGTGGACGGGCACGTGGATACCGTCGTACTTGTTTCTGGGGCCAGTGATCTCGTAGGTCAGTCCAAAGGCGGTAGGCTCGGGGTCGTTGTTCTGCTTCTGCTTCAGAGCGAGGAGGTAGTTCGTAGCGACACCACGGAATGGATCGCCGCGGCCAGGGATCGTCTGGTTCTCGACCACGGCGGTAATGGAGATCTTCTTGGGCTGGACCAGGGACGAGGAGGAGATGGAGTAGTAACGGGGCTGGAGCTTGGTGAGGCCTTCAATCCACGCGGAGAAGGGGATGTTGGTCCACTTTTGACCGCCGCTGACAGAGTCCAAGAACCGAACAATGTTGTAGAAGTGAGCACCGGTCTTCTCGTGGAAGAGCTCTTTGTCGCCACCGAGCTTGACCATCTCGGCCTTGATGTCTTCGCTGGGAGCGAAGGCGGCGAGGGTGGAAATGAACTGGCGGGAAACGGGGGCGCAGATCTCGAGGTGGTAGCGAACAATGGCATCGTAGGTGGTGGGCGTGGGGAAGGGGACCTTGGCGGTAGGCTCGAGGGCCTTGACGCTGACGACCGAGTGTCTCTGCTCAGTAAGTCCAACAAGGTCAAGGAAGCGGTCAACCTCTTCACCGGGGTTCGTGGGCCAGATGGCAATGTGGTCGCCGGTCTGGTAGGACAAGTTGGATCCGCTGATGTCGACTTCGAGGTGCAGGCAGTTTCTGTCCTTGACGCTGAAGAGCTCCTTGGACTCGGCAATGGGGGCGATGTAGGGGTTGTGGGCGTTGAAGGGACCCTTGGCGGTACCCTCAAGATGCATCTTGTTCGGCTCTCCGACGTAGACCTCGGCGGACGAAGCGTCGAGACCCTCGCGTTCGAGAATGCTGAAGGTGGGCTCGTAGACAGCCTCGCGCTCCTCCAGACCCATCTTCTCGGCGAGAGCAGCCCACATGGGGTCCTTCCAGGCCAGGAAATCCTCTTCCATGGTACCGGCGCCATCGTCACCCTCGCCAGCCTCGCCGATCTTGTGTGCGCCGAGCTTCACGAGAGCCTTTGTGACGTTGCGAACCATGGAATTGTAGTGCTCGTAGGTGTTGTTACCGAGACCGAAGGCGACAAAGTTGAGGTTGTCCAAGGCGGGGTCGTTGCCCTCGGAGAAGGAGACGTCCTCGCCGGTGATGAATTCGTAGAAATCGACGGCGTTATCGGTGGGCTCGCCCTCACCGTAGGTGGCGAGAACAAACATGACGACCTTGTCGCTGGGGATGGAATCGAGGTTATCGTAGTCGTAGTCCTCCAAGTCGGCGACCATGGTCTCGAGACCGAAGCGGCTCTTGCCTTCCTTTGCGAGTCTCGAGGCGTAGTCCTCGGCGGTACCAGTCTGGGATCCATAGAAGACGATGCAGTTCTTTCCCGACTCATCCATCTTCTCGATGATGTTTCTTGTCTTGCCGGCCTTGGCGCCATTGGCGTTGGCAAAGGCGTTGGCATAGGGGTCCTTGACTACTCCCCAGTATTTGCCCTTTGTGAAGTAGGCGGCCGTACCCAAGAGGATGACGGCCAGGACGACGATGTCCAGCGTGTCGAGTTCCGCCATGTTGGGCCGTCGGACTCAACTGGACTGCTCGGAAGGGTTGCGGCTCGGAAGCACTGACAATTCCGAGGTGATGCGCGACAGCGAGAGGTGTTTGTGTTGCAGTAGGGAGGTTTGGCGGGGTTGCTGCAAGGAGGTAAAAAAAAGTCGCAAGCGAGCGATGAAGATGAAGAATCACCGACCCAGAAATGCGAGTGGGATTGCCGAGTTGACAGCCGTGAATAGGCGACTATTTAGGGGGGGATCTAACAGCCGCGGGAAGTGGCGGTTGTTGGAGGAAGTTGGAGAAATTCAAGCCTCGTGAGGTaaggtgaggtaaggtacggaGCGGAATACTGCAATCGTGTTCACATGAGATCAGCGGGGGTGATTCGACAATTGGCCGGGAGGAAGAGATGGTGGATTGCggtggtggaggaggaggaggaggaagatgtGGGTAAAACCAGAAGGGAAGTCTGGTCAGACCGTCAGACCCAGGATTTAGCCCGTCGGTCGGGGAGAGTGGAAACAGTGTGATGCCGAGTTTCGGACACGCACCAGTGCCAGCAGTCCCGGCGCCGCCAATGACGGCCTGACTTGACCTTGCACTGTACATACACTACCTATACACAGTATGTCGTATCCAGTCGCAGCGCAACCGTTTTGGTAGTGTAGTGTACATAGTACAGCGTGGGACCAAAGGCTGACacctaggtaggtagacCAAAGCACTGGGATGGGGTGACGGGGGTTTAGGGTCCACGGGCAAAGGAGAAGAATACTTGGGCTTACCGGTCTGTGCAAAGGACGCCGAGACACCCAGTTGGGAAAGGCACGGGCGGAAGCACACAGGCAAAGTTGAGCTTAGGACGACTGAATAGTGAGAGAGCGCGCGGGAGGAAGAATAAGTGAGGTGTGAGAGTGTCGGGGAGTATTGTGTCGTAGATGTCGCCGACTGCGGTACGGAGTAGAGGAAAGAGAAAGGATAGTGAATAGTAAGCGGATTCGGGACGAACAGTCAGCGGGAAGAAATAGGAACGGCGGAGGCTGGAGGAATTTGAGAAGAAGGGCTTAGAAGGAGGGAGTGAGAATAAGAGTAAGAGTAAGGGTCGGAGAGGGCAAGGCCAAGAGAAagtaaaaagagacgacgGGGTTTGTTGGTGCGCTGCAGAAGTCTCTCGTCTCGTTCGACGGGAGTTGATGAGGACACTGGGACAAGCAAGCAGGCCGGGGCGGGTAGGCCGCATGGAGCACACGAGGAAACGGACGGAACTTTGGATCGGAAGTGCGATAAGGGACCGGCGGGCATGTTGCATTCAACGGCATGGCTCGGGGATGGTCATGGCTAGTGGACACTGCGCTGGGCTGACTTGGTCTTCTTCCTTGCTAACAACCGCCTAATggagtaccttaccttggggAACAATGTTACTGTGTAATAATGTCATGTACGAATATTCGTAAtgaggcaaggcaaggcaaggcaggGTAAGGAAGGCAAGGAAAGGTTCGGATACTTGGATGCATTCCGCGCCTCAGAGCCTGGAGAGAGAAGCATGGAAAGCCCGAGGCAATCTGGAAGGAACCTACGTAGTAAGGGCTCTCCACCTTCTACAAGTAGTCGGTTCGGATTTGGCAAGCTCTGGTTCCAGGATTTGGCAGGGCCGTTCCGAGTCGAAAGCGAGCTGGCCTTCCTTCCATTTTCTGTCCCACTCTCAGCGCAGCGGAAAGCCATTGCTCAATTTCCTCCCGTATGGACGGAGTAGGTACCTTCCATATGTGCCTTCCTCTGTGCAAGGGAAATTCCTCTACGTACTGCTGTACCTTGGTAGCTTccataaggtaaggtacctaccttacctagtgAGTGTCCCTACCGCACCGCTTCGGCGCGGACTGTCAGCCTTTTCTTCCTTCCTCTTCCATAATTCT of Colletotrichum lupini chromosome 8, complete sequence contains these proteins:
- a CDS encoding NADPH-cytochrome P450 reductase translates to MAELDTLDIVVLAVILLGTAAYFTKGKYWGVVKDPYANAFANANGAKAGKTRNIIEKMDESGKNCIVFYGSQTGTAEDYASRLAKEGKSRFGLETMVADLEDYDYDNLDSIPSDKVVMFVLATYGEGEPTDNAVDFYEFITGEDVSFSEGNDPALDNLNFVAFGLGNNTYEHYNSMVRNVTKALVKLGAHKIGEAGEGDDGAGTMEEDFLAWKDPMWAALAEKMGLEEREAVYEPTFSILEREGLDASSAEVYVGEPNKMHLEGTAKGPFNAHNPYIAPIAESKELFSVKDRNCLHLEVDISGSNLSYQTGDHIAIWPTNPGEEVDRFLDLVGLTEQRHSVVSVKALEPTAKVPFPTPTTYDAIVRYHLEICAPVSRQFISTLAAFAPSEDIKAEMVKLGGDKELFHEKTGAHFYNIVRFLDSVSGGQKWTNIPFSAWIEGLTKLQPRYYSISSSSLVQPKKISITAVVENQTIPGRGDPFRGVATNYLLALKQKQNNDPEPTAFGLTYEITGPRNKYDGIHVPVHVRHSNFKLPSDPSKPVICIGPGTGAAPFRGFIQERAKLARDGADVGQTILFFGCRKSTEDFLYKDEWEQYKKDLGDKFELITAFSRESPKKVYVQHRLKERSKEINELLEKKAYFYVCGDAANMAREVNTVLGQILAEQRGISEAKAEEIVKNMRAANQYQEDVWS